CAGTACGGGGTCCGGTTCATCGGCCTTGACTCGAAAACAAGGGCCGAGATAGAAGAGTTCATAAAGATTCAGTGACAGCATGCTTGGAGACCGTAATGAACGATGCTCCATGCAGAGCGTTCAGTGGGCAAAATTGCACATCTGGCAATTCCCACGGTTCTCACACCAGTCCGGTGATGGCTCCCGAACCGGGCAGTAAAGATTCCAGTAACCCTATATTGCTGGGTGAGGTCGGAGTTGCTGTCGAAACTATCTATCGATAGCTATACCTCTCACTTCTCTATCCGAGTGATTTTCGTACCCTGCAAGCCGAGACCTCCCATAAGTCCCTTCTGATCGAAGAAAAAGGCATAGATCTCTGATTGCAATGTCGTAGTTGAGATGGACTTCGCTGCACCTATGTCCACAACGACGACGGTCGGGCCAACGCCAAGCTCCCACCCGTCACTTTTATCGAGCCACTTCAGCGACGAGTCGGTCATAAAAAACAATGCATAGCCGAATTTCTGAATACCGGCCTGCAGCCCATACGAGGCCTGAACGGTGTTGTAATACCCAGCCGTCTTCCCTTCCTCGAGGAGGGCGCCCTCACCATACTGTCCTCCAACAATGAATCCGCCCTTCACAATGCCAGGGAAGACAAGGATGCCCTTCGCTTTTTCACCAAGTGCCCTGGCCGTAGCGGACTTACCATAAAGCTTGTCCAGAGCACTTTTGACATTTCGGTTAATCTGTGCTGCCGACGCTGCAGCAGCTGGATCAGGAGAAACGAATATGCACGCGACAAGAAGCGCCAACAAGGCGGCTCTCAAATGAAAGTATTTCATAGTCGCACCCTACCTTTCTTATCACTTCTCCGCCGCTTTCATGAGCGGTATGTTTTGGGCGAGCTCATAGTACAGAGCGGCCTGGATCTTATTCTCGATCTGGTAATAGCGTGCCGTCTTCACCGGAGACAAGACTTTGCGAAACTTTGGGAGATAAGCCTTTCTGAGTTTTAGCCCCAGAGTCTCGATCGTCATATATTCGCCAAGAAGCTTCTTCGCTTTATCGTCGGTCATGTTGTCAAAGGCATCGGCATAGTCTTTGATCAGATTTATGGTGCGTGTGCGTAGAAGAAACAGTTCTTCCTGATACCGCTCATAGATTGGCCAGAAGCCCTTGGCTTCGGACTGCGTCAGTTGCATATTTTCAGCGACGAGAAGCTTCTTGTCGGCACGTATCTTTTCAAGGACGATCTGCATGTTGTCCGCAGACTTATCCTGCCCCATCGCGGTAGCGGCAACAAACACGATCAC
Above is a window of Thermodesulfovibrionales bacterium DNA encoding:
- a CDS encoding lipid-binding SYLF domain-containing protein, whose product is MKYFHLRAALLALLVACIFVSPDPAAAASAAQINRNVKSALDKLYGKSATARALGEKAKGILVFPGIVKGGFIVGGQYGEGALLEEGKTAGYYNTVQASYGLQAGIQKFGYALFFMTDSSLKWLDKSDGWELGVGPTVVVVDIGAAKSISTTTLQSEIYAFFFDQKGLMGGLGLQGTKITRIEK